A region from the Flavobacteriales bacterium genome encodes:
- a CDS encoding TraR/DksA family transcriptional regulator — MKQDDRARYSDDELEEFKGIINKKLEEARKDYDLLKQTLANTDNNGTDDTSPSFKMIEDGSETLSREETAQLAGRQEKFIKHLEDALLRIRNKTYGICRVTGKLISKERLRLVPHATLSIEAKQQMSS; from the coding sequence ATGAAGCAGGACGATCGCGCTCGCTATAGCGATGACGAGTTGGAGGAGTTCAAAGGGATCATCAACAAGAAGTTGGAGGAGGCCCGCAAGGACTACGACCTCTTGAAGCAGACGCTCGCCAACACCGACAACAACGGAACCGACGACACCAGTCCCTCTTTCAAAATGATCGAGGATGGCAGCGAGACGTTGAGCCGCGAGGAGACGGCGCAGTTGGCTGGCCGCCAGGAGAAGTTCATCAAGCACTTGGAGGACGCCCTGCTGCGCATCCGCAACAAGACCTACGGCATCTGCCGCGTCACGGGCAAGCTGATCAGCAAGGAGCGCCTGCGCTTGGTGCCGCATGCCACCCTGAGCATCGAAGCCAAGCAGCAGATGAGCAGCTAG
- a CDS encoding T9SS type A sorting domain-containing protein produces the protein MKKPLLTLTALSLVGTVTAQTVLINEDFDSYSVGSAPATVNPAAFALWPGGGDQIVTDSIAHSGTQSMACIASAAAGGPGDLLLLLGDQTSGSFTLSWWMYIPSGKGGYFNIQHTEDVSAPSFAAEVVFLDGGSLDGMADNTAITGSYTQDAWFQVNLFFDLNDSTASFLIGSTPIATWDFATETDGAVGPNSLGAIDFFSYGGGAPTVGEYYVDDISYIQLPGGIGMGELATAAEYSVYPVPTSDVLTLAGPAGRQAQWRLLDATGRVVISASVAAERSDIDVSVLKAGVYTMEVLHGDQLERHTVVRN, from the coding sequence ATGAAAAAACCCCTACTCACTCTCACAGCTCTCAGCCTTGTTGGAACGGTGACCGCGCAAACGGTGCTCATCAACGAGGACTTCGATTCCTACAGCGTTGGTTCGGCCCCGGCCACCGTGAATCCTGCCGCGTTCGCCCTTTGGCCGGGCGGGGGGGATCAAATTGTAACGGACTCGATCGCCCACTCCGGCACCCAAAGCATGGCGTGCATAGCCAGTGCTGCTGCCGGCGGCCCCGGCGATCTTCTGCTCCTCTTGGGCGACCAGACCAGCGGTTCCTTCACCCTCAGCTGGTGGATGTATATCCCATCCGGCAAAGGGGGATACTTCAACATCCAACACACCGAGGATGTCAGCGCACCCTCGTTCGCCGCCGAGGTGGTCTTCCTGGACGGTGGATCGCTCGATGGTATGGCCGATAACACGGCCATCACCGGCAGCTACACACAGGACGCATGGTTCCAGGTGAACCTGTTCTTCGACCTGAACGACAGCACGGCATCTTTCCTGATCGGGTCCACACCGATCGCCACGTGGGACTTCGCCACTGAAACCGATGGCGCAGTGGGACCGAACTCGCTGGGTGCTATCGACTTCTTCTCGTACGGCGGTGGTGCACCCACGGTCGGCGAGTACTACGTGGATGACATCTCCTACATCCAACTGCCGGGCGGCATTGGCATGGGCGAGTTGGCTACGGCTGCTGAGTACAGCGTCTATCCGGTCCCCACAAGCGATGTGCTGACCTTGGCTGGCCCGGCCGGCCGCCAAGCCCAATGGCGTTTGTTGGATGCCACGGGCCGCGTTGTGATCTCGGCTTCGGTTGCAGCAGAGCGCAGCGACATCGATGTGTCCGTGCTGAAGGCTGGTGTTTACACCATGGAAGTGCTGCACGGCGACCAGCTGGAGCGCCATACGGTAGTGCGCAACTGA
- a CDS encoding lipoprotein signal peptidase, whose translation MKRALAVIFTILLADQWLKVWVKLTMPYGTQIPLIGDWCKLRFIENPGMAFGLAWGGETGKLMLTLFRIVAVIGIAWYLRSLVRENRHRGLVLCMALIFAGAMGNIIDSTFYGLIWNEGATLMPSGDVKEYHGIAQLSTEGYAPFLHGSVVDMFYFPIIENAQWPEWMPYVGGKTFTFFSAIFNIADASISVGVICLILFQRRFYPRKNEAAPDAGANDGLMTTPAEAPLPEGETTA comes from the coding sequence GTGAAGCGCGCGCTAGCCGTCATATTCACCATCCTCCTGGCCGACCAATGGCTGAAGGTTTGGGTGAAACTGACCATGCCGTACGGCACGCAGATCCCGCTCATCGGCGATTGGTGCAAGCTGCGTTTCATCGAGAACCCGGGGATGGCGTTCGGCCTGGCTTGGGGCGGAGAAACCGGCAAACTGATGCTTACGCTCTTCCGCATCGTGGCCGTCATCGGCATTGCGTGGTACTTGCGTTCGCTGGTGCGGGAGAACCGCCATAGGGGACTGGTCCTTTGCATGGCATTGATCTTCGCAGGCGCCATGGGCAACATCATCGACAGCACCTTCTACGGGCTGATCTGGAACGAGGGCGCCACGCTGATGCCTTCAGGCGATGTGAAGGAGTACCACGGCATTGCGCAACTGTCGACGGAGGGGTATGCGCCCTTCCTGCACGGATCCGTGGTGGACATGTTCTACTTCCCGATCATCGAGAACGCGCAATGGCCGGAGTGGATGCCGTACGTGGGCGGCAAGACCTTCACCTTTTTCAGTGCCATTTTCAACATTGCCGATGCGTCGATCAGCGTGGGCGTCATCTGCCTAATTCTCTTCCAGCGACGCTTTTATCCGAGGAAGAACGAGGCAGCACCCGACGCTGGCGCGAATGATGGCCTCATGACAACCCCTGCCGAGGCGCCTTTGCCCGAGGGGGAAACGACCGCCTAG
- a CDS encoding glycosyltransferase, giving the protein MRIAELSAFHPYRGGIAQFGAALHKALAVQHEVKAFTFTRQYPGFLFPGKSQFVEADDTATDVGAVRVLDSVWPLNWGAAANRIALEKPELLLTRMWMPFFGPAMGAVAARVRRTGAKAIGIVDNAVPHEPRFFDKDFARYYFKRHNGFIALSQAVADDIRALKPDAQVQVLPHPLYDHFGTRWDRSAAAAHLGVDPALKTILFFGLIRDYKGLDLLIEAFGQLDGTHQLVIAGEAYGDFAPYQRMIDAHPLRERIHVFQRFIADAEVPAYFSAADCLVLPYRTATQSGVTAIAFHFGVPVIATDVGGLAETVMHERTGLMVPRPDADAIAQGLKTFFEGDRSQRMRDNFDAVRNELSWARFADGLVTFAKGL; this is encoded by the coding sequence ATGCGCATTGCGGAGCTGTCGGCCTTCCACCCGTACCGGGGCGGCATTGCGCAGTTCGGTGCCGCCTTGCACAAAGCGCTGGCCGTGCAGCACGAGGTGAAGGCGTTCACGTTCACCCGGCAGTATCCCGGCTTCCTCTTTCCTGGCAAGTCGCAGTTCGTGGAGGCCGATGACACGGCAACGGATGTTGGTGCGGTGCGGGTGCTCGACAGCGTGTGGCCGTTGAACTGGGGCGCTGCCGCCAACCGGATCGCGTTGGAGAAGCCGGAGTTGTTGCTCACACGCATGTGGATGCCCTTCTTCGGTCCGGCAATGGGGGCCGTTGCTGCGCGGGTGCGCCGGACCGGGGCGAAAGCGATCGGCATCGTGGATAATGCTGTTCCGCACGAGCCACGCTTTTTCGACAAGGACTTCGCGCGGTACTATTTCAAGCGGCACAACGGCTTTATCGCGCTCAGCCAAGCCGTTGCTGATGATATCCGCGCGCTGAAGCCCGACGCCCAGGTGCAAGTGCTGCCGCATCCGCTCTATGATCACTTCGGCACCCGCTGGGACAGGTCCGCGGCTGCTGCGCATCTTGGTGTGGACCCGGCCTTGAAGACGATACTCTTCTTCGGTCTGATCCGCGACTACAAAGGGCTCGACCTGCTCATCGAGGCGTTCGGCCAGTTGGATGGCACACATCAGTTGGTCATTGCTGGTGAGGCCTATGGGGACTTCGCTCCGTACCAGCGAATGATCGACGCCCATCCCTTGCGCGAACGGATCCACGTGTTCCAGCGTTTCATCGCGGACGCCGAAGTCCCGGCGTACTTCAGTGCCGCCGATTGCCTAGTGCTGCCATACCGCACCGCAACACAGAGCGGGGTTACGGCCATCGCCTTCCACTTCGGGGTGCCGGTCATCGCCACGGATGTCGGTGGCTTGGCCGAGACCGTGATGCACGAACGTACCGGCCTCATGGTGCCAAGGCCCGATGCCGATGCCATAGCCCAGGGGCTGAAGACCTTCTTCGAGGGCGACCGGTCGCAGCGCATGCGGGACAACTTCGATGCGGTGCGCAACGAGCTTTCGTGGGCGCGGTTCGCTGACGGTTTGGTGACGTTCGCGAAGGGGTTGTAG
- a CDS encoding peptidylprolyl isomerase, producing the protein MKPLPIVALVLSFMSCTEQPQPAASSTIAVVNQWADERMMDVLEAQEKRDATALCGFLSDSTAAVRKAAATALAAVQDSSARSCLISALGDAQMDVRLAVARALSYIADSTALTAMAAASKATTDTLFANAMNEAAFSGSLSQPHDAMWYVSYLESTDPVVRQRSAYRMARLKAEELNGQFPSILHALRVERDVTVARALMSALRTDNNTATLKLLQDSSVSARDPSLRIAAVRALGTEKFNGHQEAADHFFNALRDPDPGVSRIALDVLQKREGLDGARCWQEAQEGAAPHIQLGLYGLALKHGDEGTRQVARGWLKSMGAQPLDDYAQAELVRALANDPDVDMIPALLEQMTSAKAPVVRLAAAELAAARVREQMKRARFASREAQYAMLGEVVQKAIATNDAGLIAFACEQLGEEDSSAVRVMVSDSALIASRTHLHPVRDLETLQLIELMLAKRNGLPAPEHKSPPFNHPIDHERLLSLEQGQRYRIATTKGDIVIATNVNEAPGSSVAFDSLVMAGYYNGKAFHRVVPNFVIQGGCPRGDGYGGMPWTLRTEVPGTGFTAGSVGLASAGRDTESCQFFITHVPTPHLDGRYTKFADVVSGMDVVQRIVVGDRMVVVERVE; encoded by the coding sequence ATGAAACCACTGCCCATCGTTGCCCTGGTCTTGTCCTTCATGTCGTGCACGGAACAACCGCAACCTGCGGCGTCTTCCACGATCGCCGTTGTGAACCAATGGGCCGATGAGCGGATGATGGACGTTCTGGAGGCACAAGAGAAACGTGATGCAACCGCTTTGTGCGGATTCCTGTCCGACTCCACGGCCGCGGTGCGCAAAGCGGCCGCCACCGCGCTGGCAGCAGTGCAGGACAGCAGTGCGCGCTCCTGTCTCATCAGTGCTTTGGGCGATGCGCAAATGGATGTACGGCTTGCGGTCGCACGGGCCTTGTCCTACATCGCCGATAGCACCGCCCTTACTGCAATGGCAGCTGCAAGCAAGGCGACGACCGACACGCTGTTCGCCAACGCCATGAACGAAGCCGCTTTTTCCGGCAGTCTCTCGCAGCCACACGATGCCATGTGGTATGTGAGCTACTTGGAAAGTACCGACCCGGTTGTCCGACAGCGCTCGGCGTACCGCATGGCGCGGCTCAAGGCGGAAGAGCTCAATGGGCAATTCCCGAGCATACTCCATGCCCTACGAGTGGAGCGCGATGTCACGGTGGCAAGAGCCCTGATGTCGGCTTTGCGCACCGACAACAACACAGCAACGCTCAAACTGCTGCAGGACAGTTCTGTGTCGGCCCGTGACCCCTCTCTTCGGATAGCTGCTGTGCGCGCACTGGGCACAGAGAAGTTCAATGGGCATCAAGAAGCTGCCGATCACTTTTTCAACGCCCTTCGCGACCCCGATCCCGGCGTTTCGCGCATCGCTCTCGATGTGCTGCAGAAGCGCGAAGGGCTTGATGGTGCGCGATGCTGGCAGGAAGCCCAGGAAGGCGCCGCGCCGCACATCCAGCTGGGCCTTTACGGCCTGGCACTGAAGCATGGCGACGAGGGCACACGACAAGTCGCGCGCGGATGGCTGAAGAGCATGGGTGCTCAACCGCTCGACGACTACGCCCAAGCCGAACTCGTGCGTGCGCTGGCCAACGACCCCGACGTTGACATGATCCCCGCGCTGTTGGAGCAGATGACATCGGCCAAGGCCCCGGTCGTTCGACTTGCCGCGGCCGAACTGGCTGCTGCACGTGTTCGTGAGCAAATGAAGCGTGCCCGCTTCGCATCGCGCGAGGCCCAGTACGCCATGCTCGGCGAGGTGGTGCAGAAGGCAATCGCCACCAACGATGCCGGCCTCATCGCTTTTGCGTGCGAGCAATTGGGGGAGGAGGACAGCAGCGCCGTGCGCGTCATGGTCTCAGACTCCGCATTGATAGCATCACGAACACATCTGCATCCTGTTCGCGACCTGGAAACGCTCCAGCTCATCGAGCTGATGCTGGCCAAACGCAATGGCCTTCCTGCGCCGGAGCACAAGTCTCCGCCCTTCAACCATCCGATCGATCACGAACGGCTGCTCTCACTGGAACAGGGGCAGCGCTACCGCATCGCCACCACCAAGGGCGACATTGTCATTGCAACCAATGTGAACGAGGCGCCGGGCAGCAGCGTCGCGTTCGACTCACTGGTGATGGCGGGCTACTACAACGGCAAAGCCTTCCACCGTGTGGTGCCCAACTTCGTCATACAGGGCGGCTGCCCGCGCGGCGATGGTTATGGTGGCATGCCGTGGACCTTGCGCACGGAAGTCCCGGGCACCGGCTTCACCGCTGGTTCAGTGGGCCTCGCCTCAGCCGGGCGCGATACCGAGAGTTGCCAATTCTTCATCACGCACGTGCCCACACCGCATCTCGATGGTCGCTACACCAAGTTCGCGGACGTGGTGAGCGGCATGGACGTGGTGCAACGGATCGTTGTGGGCGACCGGATGGTGGTGGTGGAGCGCGTGGAGTAA
- the mce gene encoding methylmalonyl-CoA epimerase, whose amino-acid sequence MIRIEHIGIAVKDLSSAEETYARLLGAPSYKREAVEREGVITSFFKVGPNKIELLESTTPDGPIAKAIEKRGEGIHHIAFEVDDIRAEMARLKTEGFQLLSEEPKRGADNKLVCFVHPQSANGVLVELTQEIPAES is encoded by the coding sequence ATGATCCGCATCGAACACATCGGCATTGCCGTGAAGGACCTGTCTTCCGCCGAGGAGACCTATGCACGTCTGCTGGGCGCTCCAAGCTACAAGCGCGAGGCCGTGGAGCGCGAAGGCGTCATCACATCCTTCTTCAAGGTGGGGCCGAACAAGATCGAGCTGCTGGAAAGCACAACACCCGACGGCCCGATCGCCAAGGCCATCGAGAAGCGCGGCGAAGGCATCCATCACATCGCGTTCGAGGTGGACGACATCCGTGCGGAGATGGCGCGCTTGAAAACGGAGGGCTTCCAATTGCTCAGTGAGGAGCCCAAGCGCGGTGCGGACAACAAGCTCGTCTGCTTCGTGCACCCGCAGAGCGCGAACGGTGTGCTGGTGGAACTGACCCAGGAGATCCCAGCTGAGAGCTAG
- a CDS encoding isoleucine--tRNA ligase, which produces MAARFPQYDELDLPKVAEEVLTQWDTEDTFGKSLELRKDAPPFVFYEGPPSANGLPGIHHVMARAIKDIFCRYQTQKGHRVDRKAGWDTHGLPIELGVEKELGITKEDIGKKISIEEYNAACKKAVMRYTDVWNDMTRRIGFWLDLEKPYVTYHTKYIESVWHLLKKLYDEDLLYKGYTIQPYSPAAGTGLSSHELNQPGTYKPVKDTSAVALFKVKPDHASEFLFKDAFGDVFIMAWTTTPWTLPSNTALSVGPKLDYVRVKTFNPYTHEAQTVVLAKARLNAYFNEKSQDASFDDYKKDGKNIPWNVDGEFLGHQLEGIRYEQLLPYAQPEGGDAFKVIGGDFVTTEEGTGVVHTAPSFGADDMRVARQHGIGTLTLVDLRGRFKPGVTDFAGEYVKAEYLSTEEMAAEAKKQGRDKYLSVDERIAIKLKTEGRAFKVEKYEHNYPHCWRTDKPVLYYPLDSWFVRVTAKKDRLVELNKGNPEKGIPGINWKPESTGTGRFGNWLENLQDWNLSRSRYWGIPLPIWRTADGDEELCIGSLKQLKEEIARSVKAGILPADAYADFDPNDMSDANYDTVDLHRPFVDDLVLVSPSGKPMRRETDLIDVWFDSGAMPYAQWHYPFENEATFKEKFPAAFIAEGVDQTRGWFYTLHAIATLTQDSVAYKTVVSNGLVLDKLGQKMSKRLGNAVDPFKTLDTYGADAVRWYMISNASPWDNLKFDAEGITEVQRKFFRALFNTYNFFALYANIDGFAPSPLERAGVRPEKGLGDEAALALTESDRWILSRLNSVMKLADANYADYEPTIAARAIQDFVVEDLSNWYVRLNRRRFWKGEMGSDKNAAFQTLHRCLEVIAMLSAPIAPFFSDRLYRDLTGTSVHLSDWPKQDEKAIDLELEHRTALAQKLTSLVLSIRKKEGHRVRQPLQKMMVPVTNTAMRTHLEAIRDLVLSEVNVKELVILDASESKLTKKIKPIFPKLGARMGKLMKGVAAAVTAFDQAQIAELETKGSMKLTVEGQEVELLRDDVEITAENIPGLSVASDGALTVALDITLNEPLVQEGIARELVSRIQTIRKETGLEVTDRIALRIQRNAADGFEAAIRLHAPYILSETLAVTSPDELLVADMGGTSTGVHTIALDDRLTCTLAVEKLTAAG; this is translated from the coding sequence ATGGCCGCGCGTTTCCCGCAGTATGATGAACTCGACCTGCCCAAGGTCGCCGAGGAGGTATTGACGCAATGGGATACCGAGGACACCTTCGGCAAGAGCCTCGAACTGCGCAAGGATGCCCCGCCCTTCGTGTTCTACGAGGGGCCGCCCAGCGCGAACGGACTACCGGGCATCCACCACGTGATGGCACGCGCCATCAAGGACATCTTCTGCCGGTACCAGACGCAGAAAGGCCATCGAGTTGACCGCAAGGCCGGCTGGGACACGCATGGTCTGCCCATTGAGCTCGGCGTGGAAAAGGAGCTCGGCATCACCAAGGAGGACATCGGGAAGAAGATCAGTATCGAGGAGTACAACGCCGCGTGCAAGAAGGCCGTGATGCGCTACACCGATGTGTGGAACGACATGACGCGGCGCATCGGCTTCTGGCTCGATCTGGAGAAGCCGTACGTGACCTACCACACGAAGTACATCGAGAGCGTGTGGCACCTGCTGAAGAAGCTCTACGACGAGGACCTGCTCTACAAGGGCTACACGATCCAGCCATACTCGCCCGCCGCCGGGACCGGTCTCAGCTCACACGAACTTAACCAGCCGGGTACCTACAAACCGGTGAAGGACACCAGTGCCGTCGCGCTCTTCAAAGTGAAACCCGATCACGCGAGCGAGTTCCTCTTCAAGGATGCTTTCGGCGATGTCTTCATCATGGCTTGGACCACCACCCCGTGGACGTTGCCGAGCAACACCGCTCTCTCTGTCGGCCCGAAGCTGGACTACGTGCGGGTGAAGACCTTCAACCCGTACACCCACGAAGCGCAGACCGTTGTGCTGGCGAAGGCGCGCTTGAACGCGTACTTCAATGAGAAGAGCCAGGATGCTTCGTTCGACGACTACAAGAAGGATGGGAAGAACATCCCATGGAACGTCGACGGTGAGTTCTTGGGCCACCAGCTCGAGGGCATCCGGTACGAGCAACTCCTTCCTTACGCCCAGCCCGAAGGCGGCGATGCCTTCAAGGTGATCGGCGGCGACTTCGTGACCACGGAAGAGGGCACTGGCGTCGTTCACACCGCCCCGAGTTTCGGCGCGGACGACATGCGCGTTGCACGTCAGCACGGCATCGGCACGCTCACCTTGGTGGACCTCCGCGGCCGTTTCAAACCGGGGGTGACCGACTTCGCGGGCGAGTACGTGAAGGCTGAATACCTGAGCACGGAAGAGATGGCCGCCGAGGCGAAGAAGCAAGGCCGCGACAAGTACCTAAGCGTGGACGAGCGCATCGCCATCAAGCTGAAGACCGAGGGCCGCGCCTTCAAGGTGGAGAAGTACGAGCACAACTATCCGCACTGCTGGCGCACCGACAAACCCGTGCTCTACTACCCACTGGATAGCTGGTTCGTGCGTGTGACCGCGAAGAAGGACCGGCTCGTTGAGCTGAACAAGGGCAATCCTGAGAAAGGGATTCCGGGCATCAATTGGAAACCCGAAAGCACCGGCACCGGCCGCTTCGGCAACTGGCTGGAGAACCTGCAGGACTGGAACCTTTCGCGCAGCCGTTACTGGGGCATCCCGCTGCCCATCTGGCGCACGGCCGATGGCGATGAAGAACTGTGCATCGGTTCGCTGAAGCAACTGAAGGAAGAGATCGCGCGGAGTGTCAAGGCAGGCATCCTGCCTGCCGACGCGTACGCCGATTTCGACCCGAACGATATGTCCGACGCGAACTACGACACCGTGGACCTGCATCGCCCGTTCGTTGATGACCTTGTACTTGTCTCGCCGAGCGGCAAACCCATGCGCCGAGAGACCGACCTGATCGACGTGTGGTTCGACAGCGGCGCCATGCCTTACGCGCAATGGCACTATCCCTTCGAGAACGAAGCCACCTTCAAGGAGAAGTTCCCTGCAGCGTTCATTGCCGAAGGCGTGGACCAGACGCGCGGCTGGTTCTACACGCTGCACGCCATCGCCACGCTCACGCAGGATTCCGTGGCCTACAAGACCGTGGTGAGCAACGGCCTGGTTCTGGACAAGTTGGGCCAGAAGATGAGCAAGCGCCTCGGCAACGCCGTGGATCCCTTCAAGACGCTGGACACTTACGGTGCCGACGCCGTGCGCTGGTACATGATCAGCAACGCTTCGCCGTGGGACAACCTGAAGTTCGACGCGGAGGGCATCACCGAAGTGCAGCGCAAGTTCTTCCGCGCGCTCTTCAACACCTACAACTTCTTCGCGCTGTACGCCAACATCGATGGCTTCGCTCCCTCTCCTTTGGAGAGGGCTGGGGTGAGGCCGGAGAAGGGGTTGGGGGATGAGGCTGCTTTGGCTCTCACCGAATCCGATCGCTGGATCCTCTCACGCCTCAACAGCGTGATGAAACTGGCTGACGCCAATTACGCCGATTACGAGCCCACCATCGCCGCGCGCGCGATCCAGGACTTTGTCGTCGAGGACCTGAGCAATTGGTATGTACGCTTGAACCGTCGCCGTTTCTGGAAGGGCGAGATGGGCTCGGACAAGAACGCGGCGTTCCAAACACTGCACCGTTGCCTGGAAGTGATCGCGATGTTGAGCGCACCCATCGCGCCCTTCTTCAGCGACCGGCTGTACCGCGACCTCACCGGAACAAGTGTTCACCTGAGCGATTGGCCGAAGCAGGATGAGAAGGCCATCGACCTTGAGCTTGAACACCGCACCGCGCTCGCGCAGAAGTTGACATCGCTCGTGTTGAGCATTCGCAAAAAAGAAGGCCATCGCGTTCGTCAACCACTGCAGAAGATGATGGTGCCGGTGACCAACACCGCCATGCGCACACATCTCGAAGCGATCCGTGATCTGGTGTTGAGCGAAGTGAACGTGAAGGAACTCGTGATCCTCGACGCAAGCGAAAGCAAATTGACCAAGAAGATCAAGCCGATCTTCCCGAAGCTCGGTGCGCGCATGGGCAAGTTGATGAAGGGGGTTGCCGCCGCCGTCACCGCGTTCGATCAGGCGCAGATCGCCGAGCTGGAAACGAAGGGCAGCATGAAGCTTACCGTTGAAGGACAGGAAGTGGAACTCCTGCGCGACGATGTGGAGATCACCGCTGAGAACATTCCCGGGCTGAGCGTGGCCAGCGATGGCGCCCTCACGGTGGCGTTGGACATTACCCTCAATGAACCGCTCGTCCAGGAAGGCATCGCCCGCGAACTCGTGAGCCGCATCCAGACCATACGCAAGGAGACGGGGCTGGAGGTGACGGACCGCATCGCGCTGCGCATCCAGCGTAATGCCGCGGACGGTTTCGAAGCTGCGATCCGCCTCCACGCACCTTACATCCTGTCCGAAACACTTGCCGTCACATCCCCGGATGAACTGCTGGTAGCGGATATGGGCGGGACTTCCACCGGTGTGCACACCATTGCGCTCGACGATCGGCTCACATGCACGCTGGCCGTGGAAAAGCTGACGGCCGCGGGTTAG
- a CDS encoding DUF1684 domain-containing protein, which produces MLGAHAQCDSSWRDSLDAYWGRIDHEYADSAHSPLKPDDRKLFEHLHRFTPDPAFCLAASFKPATAAEPFAMKTTTTRAPLYKVHGWLSFTIGEQDFTLPVYEPATPIPGHPGHLFLPFTDLTNGEETYGGGRYIDLQAPLAEQVHIDFNRAYNPYCAYNDRYSCPIPPLENHIDAEVRAGVLKFHD; this is translated from the coding sequence ATGCTCGGCGCCCACGCCCAATGCGACAGCAGCTGGCGCGATTCGCTCGATGCCTACTGGGGCCGCATCGACCACGAATACGCCGACAGCGCGCATTCGCCCTTGAAGCCTGATGACAGGAAACTGTTCGAGCATTTGCACCGCTTCACGCCCGACCCGGCGTTCTGCTTAGCGGCCAGCTTCAAACCGGCAACCGCCGCGGAGCCCTTCGCCATGAAGACGACCACCACACGCGCGCCGCTCTACAAAGTGCACGGTTGGTTGTCCTTCACGATCGGTGAACAGGACTTCACCCTGCCCGTGTACGAACCGGCAACGCCGATCCCGGGCCATCCGGGCCATCTCTTCCTGCCTTTCACCGACCTCACCAACGGCGAAGAGACCTATGGTGGTGGGCGCTACATCGACCTGCAAGCACCCCTGGCGGAGCAAGTCCACATCGACTTCAACCGCGCCTACAACCCTTACTGCGCGTACAACGACCGTTACAGCTGCCCTATTCCGCCGCTGGAGAACCACATCGATGCCGAGGTGCGGGCTGGTGTTCTGAAGTTCCACGATTAG